The genomic stretch CAGCGGCCCATGACCGTTCATAGGCATCATCGATCCGCGCCAGCGGTTGCAGGGAAACGGAAACCTCCGATCCCTCGGTCAATCCACCGCCGAGATCATGCCAGTCGCCACCCATGGCGAGCGCCGATGCCCGGATCGATCCCCCGAAATCGAAAGCGAAAATCTGGCTTCGCTCATAACGGCGAAATTGCAACGCCATCAGCGCCAGCAGCACGGACTTGCCTGCGCCGGTCGGGCCGACGACGAGGGTATGGCCCACGTCGCCGACATGAAGGGAAAGCCGGAACGGCGTCGAACCCTCGGTCTTGCCGTAAAGCAAGGGGGGCGCTCCGAGATGTTCGTTCCGTTCCGGCCCCGCCCACACGGCCGATAGCGGGATCATGTGGGCAAGGTTGAGCGTCGAGACCGGCGGCTGCCGAACATTGGCATAGGCATGTCCGGGGATTGAGCCGAGCCAGGCATCGACGGCATTGACGGTTTCCGGCATGGCCGTGAAGTCACGGCCCTGAATGATCTTCTCGACCAGACGCAGCTTCTCGTCGGCGATACGGGGATCGGCGTCCCAGACGGTGACGGTTGCTGTGACATAGGCCATGCCGGCGACGTCAGCGCCCAGTTCCTGCAAGGCCATGTCGGCATCGAGCGCCTTGTTGGACGCATCGGTGTCCACCAGCGCCGATTGCTCGTTGGTCAACACCTCCTTGAGGATCGCGGCGATGGATTTTCTCTTGGCGAACCATTGACGGCGGATTTTGGTGAGGAGTTTCGTCGCGTCCGTCTTGTCCATCAGGATGGCGCGGGTGGACCAGCGATACGGGAACGCGAGCCGGTTCATCTCGTCGAGCAGGCCGGGCGTGGTCGCTGTCGGAAAGCCTGTGATGGTCAGGATGCGCAGATGCGACAAGCCCAGGCGTGGCTCCAGCCCGCCGGTCAGCGGCTGATCGGCCAGCAGCGCGTCGATGTGCATCGGCACCTCGGGCACGCGGACGCGATGGCGGTTCGTGGAAATCGTGGAATGGAGATAGGTCAGCGTGCCCGCGTCATCGATCCAGTGGCATTCGGGCATGAAGCCGTCGAGTAGTGCCAGCACGCGGTCGGTGCGGTCGACAAAGCCGCGCATCAGCTCCCATGGATTGACGCCGGATTGCTCACGGCCCTCGTAGAGCCAGGTCTCGGCGCGAGCCGCATCTTCGGCGGGTGGCAGCCAGAGGAAGGTCAGGAAGTAGCCCGACACGAAATGCGTGCCCGCTTCCTCGAAGGCAGCTTTGCGCTCGGCATCGACCAGAGCGGAGGCCGGATCAGGAAATTGGCTGCCGGGATAGGTCGCGGCTTCGCTTCGTTGTGCCTCAACAAAGATCGACCAGCCGGAGCCGAGGCGGCGCACGGCGTTGTTGATACGCCCGGCGACCGCGACCAGTTCGGCGGCAACAGCGGAATCCAGATCCGGCCCGCGAAACTTCGCAGTCCTCTGGAAACTGCCGTCCTTGTTCAGTACGACGCCCGAGCCAACCAGCGCGGCCCAGGGCAGGAAATCCGCGAGGCGGGTGGCGGTACGGCGATATTCGGTGAGGTTCATCATGGCCGCGCCCTCACACCGACAGATGACCGGGGATGCGCAGATGCCTGCGCCCCACCTCGACGAAGAGCGGATCGCGTTTGGCAGCCCATACCGCGAGGAAATGACCGACTGCCCAGATGGCGATGCCAACCAGCCAGAGACGGAGGCCGAGGCCGACGGCGCCGGCCAGCGTGCCGTTGACAATGGCAATCGAACGCGGTGCGCCGCCGAGCAGGATATGCTCGGTCAGCGCCCGGTGAACCGAGATGGAGAAGCCCGGCACCGTATCGAGCTGTTCAAACCCGCCCGCCATCAGATGAGCGCCCCGCCGCCGAACGAGAAGAACGACAGGAAGAAGCTCGACGCGGCGAAAGCGATGGACAGGCCGAAGACGATCTGAATCAGGCGGCGGAAGCCGCCGGAGGTATCGCCAAAGGCCAGCGCCAGGCCGGTGGCGATGATGACGATGACGGCGATGATCTTGGCGACAGGACCCTCGATCGACTGGAGGATCGACTGAAGCGGTGCCTCCCAGGGCATGGAGGAGCCGGAGGCGTGTGCGGCAGGCGCCAGCATCAGACTGATGGAAACAGTGGCAGCGGCGGTTGCCATGATGCGGCAGCCGCGTGAAATCGTGCGGATCATGAAAGGTTTCCTTTCGGGGTGGTTGCCAAAGTGATGGGATGCGTGATGGCGTAATCGCCGTCCGGCCCCAGCCCATCGACGCGGGCGAGTTCGACCAGCCGGCGGGAAGAGCCGCGTCCGGCAAGAACGGCGACGAGGTCGATTGTCTCGGCGATCAGGGCGCGCGGGACGGTGATGACGGCTTCCTGGATGAGCTGTTCGAGGCGTCGCAGCGCGCCAATGCCGGAACCGGCATGGATGGTGCCGATCCCGCCCGGATGGCCGGTGCCCCAGGCTTTAAGGAGGTCGAGAGCTTCGGACCCGCGCACCTCGCCGACCGGGATGCGATCCGGGCGCAGGCGCAGCGACGAACGCACCAGGTCGGAGAGGGTCGCCACGCCATCCTTGGTGCGCATCGCGACCAGATTGGGCGCGGCGCATTGCAGTTCGCGCGTGTCTTCAATGATCACGACGCGGTCCGAAGTCTTGGCGACTTCTGCCAGCAGCGCGTTGGTCAGCGTGGTTTTTCCGGTCGAGGTGCCGCCCGCGACAAGGATATTGGCGCGCGTGGCGACGTTCAGGCGCAGCACCTCGGCCTGAGCACTGGTCATGATCCCAGCGTTTACATAGTCGTCGAGCGTGAACACCGCGACGGCAGGCTTGCGTATGGCGAAAGCGGGTGCTGCGACCACCGGCGGCAGCAGACCCTCGAACCGTTCGCCGGTCTCGGGCAGTTCAGCCGACACACGCGGATTGCGGGCATGAACCTCGGCGCCGACATGATGGGCGACCAGCCTGACGATCCGCTCGCCATCGGCAGCCGACAGCCTCTCCCCCGTATCGGCCAGCCCTTCGGAGAGCCGATCCACCCAGATGCGGCCATCGGGATTCAGCATCACCTCAACCACAGCTGGATCTTCCAGAAACCGGGCAATCGATGCCCCGAGCGCGGTGCGCAGCATCCGCGCACCACGCGCAATCGTCTCGGGTTTCTGATGTGATGCGGTCATGGCGGCCCCATTCATGGCGGGACGCGCAAAAGACGGACCCCGGATTGGGGTCGATTAAAAGAACCTGATTTAGGGCCGTTTCAACAGATGTTTACGCGTGTGCGGGCATCGGCGGCGCAGGGCGGCAAATAGGATGGATCTAAAGTTCAGAGCTGGTTTCCATCCGCTTCGGACTGGCCTTGTGACGAAAGATCGTGAAGCGAATCCATATCCCGCGACAACTCTTTCAGGAATCTGTCGCCGGAAGCCAGGCGCTTGCCCAGCGTCTGCATGAAGCCTTCGAAGCGCTCGTTGCCCTTGATGCGCGCCGATTGTTTCGCGCTATCTGACAGCGGCGGCGTCATGGTGAGCCAGAATTGTACGAACAGCGAAAGCGTCTCGCCGAGGATGGCCACATCTTCGTCCAGCATATCGAACTGGCGGCCAAGCTTATCCAGGCGTCGCGACATTGCGGCTTCCAGCCGTTCGGTCGTGTCACCGGACAGGAAGGATGCTACCGCAGCCTCGATCACCGCGGATTTTGAAACATTGCAACGCAGCGCCAGACCCTCGACCTGCTTCAGCAGATCCGGGGAGAAGTAGACATTCATGCGGGTTCGACTCGTCATGCCTGTCTTCCTTCTCAAAGCTCGATGCCGTCATTTGGGTCAAGTGACGCCTGCCGCGCGACCATGCGCATCCGCTGACGCATGGCACGGGCTTTGGCGGCATCGACGTCGGGCTCATCATCGAGAAAGTCGAACTCCTGCGATGGCGGCGGTGGTGGCGGGATGATTTCCTCATGCTCGGGAAGCTCCGGCTCACGACGGATACCGGCATTGGCAGGATCGTCGTCGGACGTGTTCGACGTGGGTCCGTGGCCGGCCGCGGCCGTAACAACACGGCTCGTCCAGTCGTCTGGCGCCGATGTTTCCATCTTCACCGACTGCTTGCGTAGGTCGGGCGGCGGCAGCACCCGTTCTTGAAGCCGCGCATCGGCATAGTAGCGCGCCTTGGCGGCGCGGATGGGCGGCACACCCGCTACCATGACGATCTCGTCGGTTGGCGGAAGCTGCATGATTTCGCCGGGCGTCAGCAATGGCCGCGCCGTTTCCTGCCGCGACACCATGAGGTGCCCCAGCCATGGCGCGAGGCGATGGCCGGCATAGTTGGTGGAATCGCGCATTTCCGTAGCCGTGCCGAGCGCATCGCTGATCCGCTTGGCGGTGCGTTCGTCATTGGCGGCGAAGGCCACGCGCACATGGCAATTATCGAGAATGGCATTGTTTTGCCCATAGGCGCGCTCGATCTGGTTGAGAGATTGGGCAATCAGAAAGGCTTTCAGGCCGTAGCCGGCCATGAACGCCAGCGCTGATTCAAAGAAATCCAGCCGCCCCAGTGCCGGAAACTCGTCGAGCATCAACAGCAGCCGGTGCCGCTTGCCGGAGGTCTCCAGTTCCTCGGTTAGCCGCCGTCCGACCTGATTGAGGATGAGGCGGATCAGCGGTTTGGTCCGATTGATGTCCGAGGGCGGTACGACGAGATAGAGGCTCACCGGTTCCTTCGCGCCGACCAGATCGGCGATGCGCCAATCGCAGCGCGCCGTCACGCAGGCGACAACCGGATCTCGGTAAAGACCGAGAAACGACATGGCGGTCGAAAGGACGCCGGAGCGTTCGTTCTCTGATTTGTTGAGAAGCTCGCGCGCAGACGAGGCAATGACAGGATGAACACCGGCTTCCCCCAGATGCGGCGTGTCCATCATTGCGCGTAAGGTTGCCTCGACCGGACGGCGCGGATCGGACAGGAAATTGGCGACACCAGCCAGTGTCTTTTCTTTCTCGGCATAGAGAACGTGCAGGATCGCGCCGACGAGTAGGCTGTGGCTGGTCTTTTCCCAATGGTTGCGCTTGTCGAGGCTGCCTTCGGGATCAACAAGAATGTCCGCGATGTTCTGCACATCGCGGACTTCCCATTCCCCCTGCCGCACTTCCAACAGCGGATTATAGGCTGCGGAATATACATTGGTCGGATCGAACAGCAGGACCCGGCCATGATGGGACCGGAATCCCGCTGTCAGATTCCAGTTCTCCCCCTTGATGTCATGGACAATACAGCTTCCCGGCCAGGTCAGCAGCGTTGGCACGACGAGGCCCACGCCCTTGCCGGATCGGGTTGGCGCAAAGCACAGAACATGCTCGGGGCCGTCATGACGCAGATAATCCTTGCTGTGCCGCCCCAGCACGACGCCATCCGGGCCGAGCAATCCGGCAGCATGGATTTCCTTATCCTCGGCCCATCGCGCTGAGCCATAGGTGGCGACATTACGAGCCTCGCGTGCCCGGATGATCGACATGAGAAAGGCGGCAGCTATGGCCAGAACCGCTCCGGACGTGGCGATGAACGCGCCTTCGGTAAAGATGCCCGGCGCATAGGCATCGTAAGAGAACCACCACCAGAAGAAGGCCGGTGGATAGTAGAACGGCCATCCGGCAATATCGAACCAGGGGTTGCCGAGCTGTGGCTGGAAGCCGAGCCGGAAAGCCACCCATTGCGTTGCAGCCCAGACCATCACCACGATGATGGTGAACACGACAATGATCTGGACCCAAAGTATTCGGCCTCCACGCATACAGGCTCCAATTGGCAAGAGAGACGGAGCCGATCAGAGAATAGAGGTTTTTGCGAGTGGCAACAGGAAAGGCGGGGGCGCCGCGTTGCCGGATACTATAGGCGGTATATCGGCAAAGGCTCAAACCCCGAGCCCCCGCGTCCGCCCCAACTGCCACGAGACTGATCCACCCTGCACGATGCCAGCAACCTCGCGGCCGATCTGGCGGTCGATTACTGGCCGCCATGGGACGAGAGTGAACTCGTGGCTCTTTTCGATAATGGCGAACTTGCCGCTCGATAGATGTGCGGTCCCGGTGAACTTGCCAGTGACAGTTTCTCCATCGGCAGCCGCGCGGAATGGCAGCGCCTTGCTCCCGGCCATCTCCGCACCGACTCGGGCCACTTCCCGTTCCCGCAGATTGGCGAGCAGGTTTCGCCGATAGAAAATGCGTCCATTCTGCTGCCGCGTGGCATCGCCCTGTGCGATATGATGCTCACGGCGCTGATCCATCGCCTCGCGCACCTGCTGGCCGAAACCTGCCGGGGTAAAGGCCGAAGCGTCCGGCATAACCAGTCGTCGGTCCAACCAGGTCGCACCATCGGCGCCGATCTGCTTTTCCAGATCGAAGGTCGAGACGACACGGATGCTGGCCTGCCGGTTGCGACCGGCATCATAGGCGGTGGCGCGGCTCTCGAAGTCATCGGGGATGCGCCACTGGTCAGCGTCGATCCGCTCAGCGATGCCGGCGCGGCGCAACGCCTCCAGTCGCCGGACATGGGCATCGACATAGCCCTCGTAATCGCCGCCCGGTATACGTCCTTCGAACTTCGCCTGTTCCAGATGGCGGCTCGGTCGGTAAATACCGTTCTCCGAGATCGCAGCGATGGTGCGATCAGAGGGACGTTGT from Martelella sp. AD-3 encodes the following:
- a CDS encoding CopG family transcriptional regulator, which codes for MTSRTRMNVYFSPDLLKQVEGLALRCNVSKSAVIEAAVASFLSGDTTERLEAAMSRRLDKLGRQFDMLDEDVAILGETLSLFVQFWLTMTPPLSDSAKQSARIKGNERFEGFMQTLGKRLASGDRFLKELSRDMDSLHDLSSQGQSEADGNQL
- a CDS encoding TrbC/VirB2 family protein, producing the protein MIRTISRGCRIMATAAATVSISLMLAPAAHASGSSMPWEAPLQSILQSIEGPVAKIIAVIVIIATGLALAFGDTSGGFRRLIQIVFGLSIAFAASSFFLSFFSFGGGALI
- a CDS encoding conjugal transfer protein TraG, which produces MRGGRILWVQIIVVFTIIVVMVWAATQWVAFRLGFQPQLGNPWFDIAGWPFYYPPAFFWWWFSYDAYAPGIFTEGAFIATSGAVLAIAAAFLMSIIRAREARNVATYGSARWAEDKEIHAAGLLGPDGVVLGRHSKDYLRHDGPEHVLCFAPTRSGKGVGLVVPTLLTWPGSCIVHDIKGENWNLTAGFRSHHGRVLLFDPTNVYSAAYNPLLEVRQGEWEVRDVQNIADILVDPEGSLDKRNHWEKTSHSLLVGAILHVLYAEKEKTLAGVANFLSDPRRPVEATLRAMMDTPHLGEAGVHPVIASSARELLNKSENERSGVLSTAMSFLGLYRDPVVACVTARCDWRIADLVGAKEPVSLYLVVPPSDINRTKPLIRLILNQVGRRLTEELETSGKRHRLLLMLDEFPALGRLDFFESALAFMAGYGLKAFLIAQSLNQIERAYGQNNAILDNCHVRVAFAANDERTAKRISDALGTATEMRDSTNYAGHRLAPWLGHLMVSRQETARPLLTPGEIMQLPPTDEIVMVAGVPPIRAAKARYYADARLQERVLPPPDLRKQSVKMETSAPDDWTSRVVTAAAGHGPTSNTSDDDPANAGIRREPELPEHEEIIPPPPPPSQEFDFLDDEPDVDAAKARAMRQRMRMVARQASLDPNDGIEL
- a CDS encoding VirB3 family type IV secretion system protein, with protein sequence MAGGFEQLDTVPGFSISVHRALTEHILLGGAPRSIAIVNGTLAGAVGLGLRLWLVGIAIWAVGHFLAVWAAKRDPLFVEVGRRHLRIPGHLSV
- the trbE gene encoding conjugal transfer protein TrbE; amino-acid sequence: MMNLTEYRRTATRLADFLPWAALVGSGVVLNKDGSFQRTAKFRGPDLDSAVAAELVAVAGRINNAVRRLGSGWSIFVEAQRSEAATYPGSQFPDPASALVDAERKAAFEEAGTHFVSGYFLTFLWLPPAEDAARAETWLYEGREQSGVNPWELMRGFVDRTDRVLALLDGFMPECHWIDDAGTLTYLHSTISTNRHRVRVPEVPMHIDALLADQPLTGGLEPRLGLSHLRILTITGFPTATTPGLLDEMNRLAFPYRWSTRAILMDKTDATKLLTKIRRQWFAKRKSIAAILKEVLTNEQSALVDTDASNKALDADMALQELGADVAGMAYVTATVTVWDADPRIADEKLRLVEKIIQGRDFTAMPETVNAVDAWLGSIPGHAYANVRQPPVSTLNLAHMIPLSAVWAGPERNEHLGAPPLLYGKTEGSTPFRLSLHVGDVGHTLVVGPTGAGKSVLLALMALQFRRYERSQIFAFDFGGSIRASALAMGGDWHDLGGGLTEGSEVSVSLQPLARIDDAYERSWAADWIAAILMREGMSITPEVKEHIWTALTSLASAPAGERTITGLAVLLQSNDLKQALRPYCIGGAYGRLLDAEAEHLGSADVQAFEIEGLVGTGAAPAVLSYLFHRIGDRLDGRPTLLIIDEGWLALDDEGFANQLREWLKTLRKKNASVIFATQSLSDIDGSNIAPAIIESCPTRLLLPNERAIEPQITAIYRRFGLNDRQIEILARATPKRDYYCQSRRGNRLFELGLSEVGLALCAASSKSDQTRIAELVAEHGQDGFLAAWLRDRGVEWAVDLIPNLTNLVERTEPARSVAPDQIHPDDSQEKEILP
- the trbB gene encoding P-type conjugative transfer ATPase TrbB — protein: MTASHQKPETIARGARMLRTALGASIARFLEDPAVVEVMLNPDGRIWVDRLSEGLADTGERLSAADGERIVRLVAHHVGAEVHARNPRVSAELPETGERFEGLLPPVVAAPAFAIRKPAVAVFTLDDYVNAGIMTSAQAEVLRLNVATRANILVAGGTSTGKTTLTNALLAEVAKTSDRVVIIEDTRELQCAAPNLVAMRTKDGVATLSDLVRSSLRLRPDRIPVGEVRGSEALDLLKAWGTGHPGGIGTIHAGSGIGALRRLEQLIQEAVITVPRALIAETIDLVAVLAGRGSSRRLVELARVDGLGPDGDYAITHPITLATTPKGNLS